The following coding sequences lie in one Xanthomonas hyacinthi genomic window:
- a CDS encoding dicarboxylate/amino acid:cation symporter yields the protein MTDTPVKAKTGMPLHWKMAIGFVFGLVFGLAVHLSVGGDAAWVQALTKYLTTPLSKLFLNLIFMLIVPLLFSALVMGISEMGDIRALGRIGWKTLGYTVVLSGIAVLLGLVLVNLLKPGMGVDRELAQQLLQQNVERTAQIVDQSKQQPRGMDMLLSIVPDNVVAAASSNGAILSLMFFAVMFGVGMVLSDEAKVATLRRGIEGIFEISMTLIGLVIRLAPYAVACFMFNLAALFGFELLVRLGAYVGVVVLALGLHMVVTYGLAVRFAGRSPLWFFRATREATVMAFSTASSNATLPTALRVADEMGLPNKVSRFVLTVGATANQNGTALFEGVTVIFLAQFFGVELSIAQQFMVMLVCILGGIGTAGVPSGSLPVVALICAMVGVDPVGIGMILGVNHFLDMCRTALNVTGDLALTTLVAKGEEGGRDS from the coding sequence ATGACCGACACCCCCGTGAAGGCCAAGACCGGCATGCCGTTGCATTGGAAGATGGCGATCGGCTTCGTCTTCGGGCTGGTGTTCGGCCTGGCCGTGCACCTGAGCGTGGGCGGCGATGCGGCCTGGGTGCAGGCGCTGACCAAGTACCTGACCACGCCGTTGTCCAAGCTGTTCCTCAATCTGATCTTCATGCTGATCGTGCCGCTGCTGTTCTCGGCGCTGGTGATGGGCATTTCCGAGATGGGCGACATCCGCGCGCTGGGCCGGATCGGCTGGAAGACGCTGGGCTATACGGTGGTGCTGTCCGGCATCGCGGTGCTGCTCGGCCTGGTCCTGGTCAACCTGCTCAAGCCGGGCATGGGCGTGGACCGCGAACTGGCGCAGCAGCTGTTGCAGCAGAACGTGGAGCGCACCGCGCAGATCGTCGACCAGAGCAAGCAGCAGCCGCGCGGCATGGACATGCTGTTGTCGATCGTGCCCGACAATGTGGTCGCCGCCGCCTCCAGCAACGGCGCGATCCTGTCGCTGATGTTCTTCGCGGTGATGTTCGGCGTGGGCATGGTGCTCAGCGACGAGGCCAAGGTGGCCACGCTGCGGCGCGGCATCGAGGGCATCTTCGAGATCTCGATGACCCTGATCGGGCTGGTGATCCGCCTGGCGCCGTACGCGGTGGCCTGTTTCATGTTCAACCTGGCCGCGCTGTTCGGCTTCGAACTGCTGGTCCGGCTCGGCGCCTACGTCGGCGTGGTGGTGCTGGCGCTGGGCCTGCACATGGTGGTGACCTACGGGCTGGCGGTGCGCTTCGCCGGGCGCTCGCCGCTGTGGTTCTTCCGCGCCACCCGTGAGGCCACGGTGATGGCGTTCTCCACCGCCTCCAGCAACGCCACCTTGCCCACCGCGCTGCGCGTGGCCGACGAGATGGGCCTGCCGAACAAGGTCTCGCGCTTCGTGCTGACGGTCGGCGCCACCGCCAACCAGAACGGCACCGCGCTGTTCGAAGGCGTCACCGTGATCTTCCTCGCCCAGTTCTTCGGCGTGGAACTGAGCATCGCGCAGCAGTTCATGGTGATGCTGGTGTGCATCCTCGGCGGCATCGGCACCGCCGGCGTGCCGTCCGGCTCGCTGCCGGTGGTGGCGCTGATCTGCGCGATGGTCGGGGTGGACCCGGTCGGCATCGGCATGATCCTGGGCGTCAACCATTTCCTGGACATGTGCCGCACGGCGCTGAACGTGACCGGCGATCTGGCGTTGACCACGTTGGTGGCGAAGGGCGAGGAAGGTGGGCGGGACTCGTGA
- a CDS encoding vWA domain-containing protein — protein sequence MIAMSMLSQHWQSLSDLLAGFAWPWMWLATPLPLLAGRLLPAQRGSAPALRVPYAAQLQAVAAAPARGGLWRVGLWLTWLAWFCLCGAAARPLQLGEPISPPQQARQLMLAVDLSGSMSEPDMTLGGRVVGRLTAAKAVLADFLDRRDGDRIGLLVFGQQAYALTPLTADLATVRDQLRDSVVGLAGRETALGDAIALSVKRLREQPQGDRVLIVLTDGVNTAGVLEPAKAAELAKAEQVRVYTIAFGGTGGYSLFGLPMPGGGGDDQVDEDTLRKIAQDTGGRFFRARDTDQLVSIYAELERLEPVRSAGPAVRPRIERYAWPLGAALLLGLIAFVWPWRRQ from the coding sequence ATGATCGCGATGAGCATGCTCTCGCAGCACTGGCAAAGCCTCAGCGACCTGCTCGCCGGCTTCGCCTGGCCGTGGATGTGGCTGGCGACGCCGTTGCCGCTGCTGGCGGGGCGGCTGCTGCCGGCGCAGCGCGGCAGCGCGCCGGCCCTGCGCGTGCCGTATGCCGCGCAGCTGCAGGCGGTGGCCGCAGCGCCGGCGCGCGGTGGCCTGTGGCGGGTCGGCCTGTGGCTGACCTGGCTGGCCTGGTTCTGCCTGTGCGGTGCGGCGGCGCGGCCGCTGCAGCTGGGCGAGCCGATCTCGCCGCCGCAGCAGGCACGGCAGCTGATGCTGGCGGTGGACCTGTCCGGCAGCATGAGCGAGCCGGACATGACCCTGGGCGGGCGCGTGGTGGGCCGCTTGACCGCGGCCAAGGCGGTGCTGGCCGACTTCCTCGACCGCCGCGACGGCGACCGCATCGGCCTGCTGGTGTTCGGCCAGCAGGCGTATGCGCTGACCCCGCTGACCGCCGACCTGGCGACGGTGCGCGACCAGCTGCGCGACAGCGTGGTCGGCCTGGCCGGGCGCGAGACCGCGCTCGGCGACGCGATCGCGCTGTCGGTCAAGCGCCTGCGCGAGCAGCCGCAGGGCGACCGGGTGCTGATCGTGCTCACCGATGGGGTCAACACCGCCGGCGTGCTGGAACCGGCCAAGGCCGCGGAACTGGCCAAGGCCGAGCAGGTGCGCGTCTACACCATCGCCTTCGGCGGCACCGGCGGCTATTCGCTGTTCGGCTTGCCGATGCCCGGTGGCGGCGGCGACGACCAGGTCGACGAGGACACCTTGCGCAAGATCGCGCAGGACACCGGCGGGCGTTTCTTCCGCGCCCGCGACACCGACCAGTTGGTCTCGATCTATGCCGAGCTGGAGCGCCTGGAACCGGTGCGTTCGGCCGGTCCGGCGGTGCGTCCGCGGATCGAGCGCTATGCGTGGCCGCTGGGCGCGGCGCTGCTGCTGGGACTGATCGCCTTCGTGTGGCCTTGGAGGCGGCAATGA
- a CDS encoding VWA domain-containing protein produces MNAVLGFLETLHLLRPQWLWALALLPLLGWSWLRRRRRRNVWRHAVDAHLLPHLLAKEDGRQSLSGLWLAALGYLLAVVALAGPSWRQEQQPLWQSRTPLVIALDLSPRIEAGDLPPSRLLQARAKLATLLRERAGGEVALLAYAGEPYTVAPLTDDAANVALFLDALSPQVMPAPGQRTDLAIDWAAQLLRQAGFTRGDILLLSDQADAPARQAAARAAGQGYRVSVLGLGSAQGAAYRDGQGGVGHAQLDAASLRALAAAGSGRYATLAPTDADLRELGVLQPAQQQDATAAGEHSGRVWLDQGYWLLPPLLLLALSAFRRRAGGAVLLLLLLPLAMPLPAHAAAAEAVGGDWWRRPDQVRQQRLDAGVQAYRKGDFAAAQHQFEGIDSDQGWYNLGNALARQGRYDEAIDAYDKALRQHPQMADARANRAAVDAARKRQSGQNDSAQNKPGQQGKDQAQQNQKGQSQPGAGGGPKGQDPAQAKAPAPADAQGQPGQKNAQSQAGSKEKDASPPGPPKPGDAQAQQQADAAQRQQMQQAMAQQGTAGKQAAARAAAAAAETPQQREQRQAVEAWLRRVPDDPGNLLRAKFKLEHERRQREGP; encoded by the coding sequence ATGAACGCGGTGCTCGGTTTCCTGGAGACGTTGCATCTGCTGCGTCCGCAGTGGCTGTGGGCGTTGGCGTTGCTGCCGTTGCTGGGCTGGAGCTGGCTGCGCCGGCGCCGGCGCCGCAACGTGTGGCGGCACGCGGTGGACGCGCACCTGCTGCCGCATCTGCTGGCGAAGGAGGATGGGCGGCAATCGCTGTCCGGGTTGTGGCTGGCCGCGCTCGGCTACCTGCTGGCGGTCGTGGCGCTGGCCGGGCCGAGCTGGCGCCAGGAACAGCAGCCGCTGTGGCAGTCGCGCACGCCGCTGGTGATCGCGCTGGACCTGTCGCCGCGGATCGAGGCCGGCGACCTGCCGCCGTCGCGGCTGCTGCAGGCGCGGGCCAAGCTGGCGACGCTGCTGCGCGAGCGCGCCGGCGGCGAAGTGGCGCTGCTGGCCTACGCCGGCGAACCCTATACCGTCGCGCCGTTGACCGATGACGCGGCCAACGTCGCCTTGTTCCTGGACGCGCTGTCGCCGCAGGTGATGCCGGCGCCTGGACAGCGTACCGATCTGGCCATCGATTGGGCGGCACAGCTGCTGCGCCAGGCCGGGTTCACCCGCGGTGACATCCTGCTGCTCAGCGACCAGGCCGATGCGCCAGCGCGGCAGGCCGCGGCGCGCGCGGCCGGGCAGGGCTACCGGGTGTCGGTGCTGGGACTGGGAAGCGCGCAGGGCGCGGCCTATCGCGATGGCCAGGGCGGGGTCGGCCACGCGCAGCTGGATGCGGCGTCGCTGCGCGCGCTGGCCGCCGCCGGCAGCGGCCGCTATGCCACGCTGGCGCCCACCGATGCCGATCTGCGCGAGTTGGGCGTGCTGCAACCGGCGCAGCAGCAGGACGCGACGGCCGCCGGCGAGCACAGCGGCCGGGTCTGGCTGGATCAGGGCTACTGGCTGCTGCCGCCGCTGTTGCTGCTGGCCCTGTCCGCGTTCCGCCGCCGCGCTGGCGGCGCCGTGCTGCTGCTGTTGCTGCTGCCGTTGGCGATGCCGCTGCCGGCGCATGCGGCGGCCGCCGAGGCGGTCGGCGGCGATTGGTGGCGGCGTCCCGACCAGGTGCGCCAGCAGCGTCTGGACGCGGGCGTGCAGGCCTACCGCAAGGGCGATTTCGCCGCCGCGCAGCACCAGTTCGAAGGCATCGACAGCGACCAGGGCTGGTACAACCTGGGCAATGCGCTGGCCCGCCAGGGCCGCTACGACGAGGCGATCGACGCCTACGACAAGGCGTTGCGACAGCATCCGCAGATGGCCGATGCGCGCGCCAACCGCGCCGCGGTCGATGCCGCGCGCAAGCGCCAGTCCGGGCAGAACGACTCCGCGCAGAACAAGCCGGGACAGCAGGGCAAGGACCAAGCGCAGCAGAACCAGAAGGGCCAGTCGCAGCCGGGCGCCGGCGGCGGGCCCAAGGGCCAGGACCCGGCCCAGGCCAAGGCGCCGGCGCCGGCGGATGCGCAAGGCCAGCCGGGCCAGAAGAATGCGCAGTCGCAGGCGGGGTCCAAGGAGAAGGATGCGTCGCCGCCAGGGCCACCGAAGCCGGGCGATGCGCAGGCGCAGCAGCAGGCCGACGCGGCGCAGCGCCAGCAGATGCAGCAGGCGATGGCGCAGCAGGGCACGGCGGGCAAGCAGGCGGCCGCACGCGCCGCCGCCGCTGCCGCGGAAACTCCGCAGCAGCGCGAGCAGCGGCAGGCGGTGGAGGCCTGGCTGCGGCGCGTGCCGGACGATCCGGGCAACCTGCTGCGCGCCAAATTCAAGCTCGAACACGAACGCAGGCAGCGGGAAGGACCATGA
- a CDS encoding BatD family protein → MRSARLARWATLALLAALALPASAATRAWLDRDSIGAGESVTLNIETDQGLAAPEYAPLRAQFALSDAVNSRQMQMVNGQVAAKSLFGVALTPRATGTLEIPSLHVGNERTAPLRLQVAAAAAAPAGSTRAGDPAQLGNADVLVQTVADDAQPYVQQSVGVVVRLYLGVSLSSGELDLDPPAGAALQRIGDDIQSRREIDGRMFTIVERRFLLVPERSGPLTLPGARFRGRGPSGFFDDYFGRGGDLSARSAAQTLQVRAQPANAPQPWLPLHDLRLRYTATPQRAAVGEAADIVVEASARGATQAQFPELPTPSVDGAQVFAEPPQFDETFVDGSPQLKITRRYSIVPQTAGPLRVSGLRVPWWDVATGTAREATLPDLTLQVLPGRGVPAAPAAPASAPVPSVDAAAPAGNAATSTHAVPGWLGSVPLWMALAALFALLWLATLVWAWRRGRGSHVPTAAYPVPASAPAAPRARYGLPDLRKALDGGGLDEVAAILCAQAGVADLDGLLTRLDDPAQREAVLRLQRARWGGEGDVPGARAALRAAFWAGPHWRGGVQRKKASDDLPPLYPRDA, encoded by the coding sequence ATGCGGTCGGCAAGGCTGGCGCGGTGGGCAACGCTGGCGCTGCTGGCCGCGCTGGCGCTGCCGGCGTCGGCCGCCACCCGCGCCTGGCTGGACCGCGACAGCATCGGCGCCGGCGAGAGCGTCACCCTCAACATCGAGACCGACCAGGGCCTGGCGGCGCCGGAGTACGCGCCGCTGCGCGCGCAGTTCGCGCTCAGCGACGCGGTCAACAGCCGGCAGATGCAGATGGTCAACGGCCAGGTCGCGGCCAAGTCGCTGTTCGGCGTGGCGCTGACCCCGCGCGCCACCGGCACGCTGGAAATCCCGTCGCTGCACGTGGGCAACGAGCGCACCGCGCCGCTGCGGCTGCAGGTCGCCGCGGCCGCCGCGGCGCCGGCCGGCAGCACCCGCGCCGGCGATCCGGCGCAACTCGGCAATGCCGACGTATTGGTGCAGACCGTGGCCGACGACGCGCAGCCGTACGTGCAGCAGAGCGTCGGCGTGGTGGTGCGGCTGTACCTGGGCGTGTCGTTGAGTTCGGGCGAACTGGACCTGGATCCGCCGGCCGGCGCCGCGCTGCAGCGCATCGGCGACGACATCCAGAGCCGGCGCGAGATCGACGGGCGCATGTTCACCATCGTCGAGCGCCGTTTCCTACTGGTGCCCGAGCGCAGCGGGCCGTTGACCCTGCCCGGCGCGCGCTTTCGCGGGCGCGGCCCCAGCGGCTTCTTCGACGATTATTTCGGCCGCGGCGGCGACCTCAGCGCGCGCAGCGCGGCGCAGACCCTGCAGGTGCGCGCGCAACCGGCCAATGCGCCGCAGCCGTGGCTGCCGCTGCACGACCTGCGGCTGCGCTACACCGCCACGCCGCAGCGCGCGGCGGTGGGCGAGGCGGCCGACATCGTGGTCGAGGCCAGCGCGCGCGGCGCCACCCAGGCGCAGTTCCCGGAGCTGCCGACGCCGAGCGTCGATGGCGCGCAGGTATTCGCCGAGCCGCCGCAGTTCGACGAGACGTTCGTCGATGGCAGCCCGCAACTGAAGATCACCCGGCGCTACTCGATCGTGCCGCAAACCGCGGGGCCGTTGCGGGTCAGCGGGCTGCGCGTGCCGTGGTGGGACGTGGCCACCGGCACCGCGCGTGAGGCCACGTTGCCCGATCTGACCCTGCAGGTGCTGCCCGGACGCGGCGTGCCCGCCGCGCCCGCGGCCCCGGCCAGCGCGCCGGTGCCGAGCGTGGATGCGGCGGCCCCGGCCGGCAATGCGGCGACGTCGACCCACGCGGTGCCCGGATGGCTCGGTTCGGTGCCGCTATGGATGGCGCTCGCCGCGCTGTTCGCACTGTTGTGGCTCGCCACGCTGGTCTGGGCCTGGCGCCGCGGCCGCGGTTCGCATGTGCCGACGGCCGCGTACCCCGTTCCAGCCTCGGCACCGGCTGCGCCGCGCGCGCGCTACGGCCTGCCCGACCTGCGCAAGGCGCTGGACGGCGGCGGCCTGGACGAGGTCGCCGCGATCCTGTGCGCGCAGGCCGGCGTCGCCGACCTCGACGGGCTGCTGACCCGCCTGGACGACCCGGCGCAACGCGAGGCGGTGCTGCGCCTGCAGCGCGCACGCTGGGGCGGCGAAGGCGACGTGCCCGGCGCGCGTGCCGCGCTGCGCGCCGCGTTCTGGGCCGGGCCGCACTGGCGCGGTGGCGTGCAACGCAAGAAGGCGAGCGACGACCTGCCGCCGCTGTATCCGCGCGACGCGTGA
- the tkt gene encoding transketolase has protein sequence MTTPTRRQLANAIRFLAADAVEAAKSGHPGMPMGMADIAEVLWNDFLSHNPNNPQWFNRDRFVLSNGHGSMLQYALLHLSGYELPLAELKRFRQLHSRTAGHPERSETPGVETTTGPLGQGFANAVGFALAEKLLAQRYNRPEHQIVDHRTWVFMGDGCMMEGISHEAASLAGTWGLGKLVAFWDNNHISIDGNTAGWFSDNTPARFEAYGWHVLRDVDGQDADAIKAAIEAAIGESDKPTLICCRTTIGFGAPSKAGKESAHGAPLGKEELEGARKALDWPYGPFEIPQEIYDGWRAGGAGTLRQAEWEQAFDKYARQYPAAAAELTRRSHGELPDGFIAQADAYIAKQASEAQTIASRKASQMAIEAFAPLLPELIGGSADLAHSNLTLWKASKSVATDDPNANYVYYGVREFGMTAIANGLALHGGFIPFDATFLVFSDYARNGVRMSALNPAHAIHVYTHDSIGLGEDGPTHQPVEHLAALRYIPNNDVWRPCDTVESAVSWKAAITRQDGPSCLVFSRQNLPFQARSDAQIKQIERGGYVLADAEGGVPDVILIGTGSEVGLAVDAKKVLDAAGLKTRVVSMPSTDVFDRQDAAYRESVLPNAVRKRVAVEAGVTGFWRKYVGLDGAVVGIDTFGASAPAEELYQYFQITTEHVVAAAKAL, from the coding sequence ATGACGACGCCTACCCGCCGCCAGCTCGCCAACGCGATCCGTTTCCTCGCCGCCGACGCGGTCGAGGCTGCCAAGTCCGGCCATCCCGGCATGCCGATGGGCATGGCCGACATCGCCGAAGTGCTGTGGAACGATTTCCTCAGCCACAATCCGAACAATCCGCAGTGGTTCAACCGCGACCGCTTCGTGCTCTCCAACGGCCACGGTTCGATGCTGCAGTACGCGCTGCTGCACCTGTCCGGCTACGAGCTGCCGCTGGCCGAGCTGAAGCGTTTCCGCCAGTTGCACAGCAGGACCGCCGGCCACCCCGAGCGCAGCGAAACCCCGGGCGTGGAGACCACCACCGGTCCGCTCGGCCAGGGCTTCGCCAACGCGGTCGGTTTCGCGCTGGCCGAGAAGCTGCTGGCGCAGCGCTACAACCGCCCCGAGCACCAGATCGTCGATCACCGCACCTGGGTGTTCATGGGCGACGGTTGCATGATGGAAGGCATCTCGCACGAGGCCGCCTCGCTGGCCGGCACCTGGGGCCTGGGCAAGCTGGTCGCGTTCTGGGACAACAACCATATCTCCATCGACGGCAACACCGCCGGCTGGTTCAGCGACAACACCCCGGCGCGCTTCGAGGCCTATGGCTGGCACGTGCTGCGCGATGTCGACGGCCAGGATGCCGACGCGATCAAGGCCGCGATCGAGGCCGCGATCGGCGAGAGCGACAAGCCGACCCTGATCTGCTGCCGCACCACCATCGGCTTCGGTGCCCCGAGCAAGGCCGGCAAGGAATCCGCGCACGGCGCGCCGCTGGGCAAGGAAGAGCTGGAAGGCGCGCGCAAGGCGCTGGACTGGCCGTACGGCCCGTTCGAGATCCCGCAGGAGATCTACGACGGCTGGCGCGCCGGTGGCGCCGGCACGCTGCGCCAGGCCGAGTGGGAGCAGGCGTTCGACAAGTACGCCAGGCAATACCCGGCCGCGGCCGCGGAGCTGACCCGCCGCTCGCACGGCGAGCTGCCGGACGGCTTCATCGCCCAGGCCGATGCCTACATCGCCAAGCAGGCAAGCGAGGCGCAGACCATCGCCTCGCGCAAGGCTTCGCAGATGGCGATCGAAGCGTTCGCGCCGCTGCTGCCGGAACTGATCGGCGGTTCGGCCGACCTGGCGCATTCCAACCTGACCCTGTGGAAGGCCAGCAAGTCGGTCGCCACTGACGACCCGAACGCCAACTACGTGTACTACGGCGTGCGCGAGTTCGGCATGACCGCGATCGCGAATGGTCTTGCGTTGCACGGCGGCTTCATCCCGTTCGACGCCACCTTCCTGGTGTTCAGCGACTACGCGCGTAACGGCGTGCGCATGAGCGCGCTGAATCCGGCGCATGCGATCCACGTCTACACCCACGATTCGATCGGCCTGGGCGAAGACGGCCCGACCCATCAGCCGGTGGAACACCTGGCCGCGCTGCGCTACATCCCCAACAACGACGTGTGGCGTCCGTGCGACACGGTCGAGTCGGCGGTGAGCTGGAAGGCCGCGATCACCCGCCAGGACGGCCCGAGCTGCCTGGTGTTCAGCCGCCAGAACCTGCCGTTCCAGGCGCGCAGCGACGCGCAGATCAAGCAGATCGAACGCGGCGGCTACGTGCTGGCCGATGCCGAGGGCGGCGTGCCGGACGTGATCCTGATCGGCACCGGTTCGGAAGTCGGCCTGGCCGTGGACGCGAAGAAAGTGTTGGACGCCGCGGGCCTGAAGACCCGCGTGGTGTCGATGCCCTCGACCGACGTGTTCGACCGCCAGGACGCGGCCTACCGCGAATCGGTGCTGCCGAACGCGGTGCGCAAGCGCGTGGCGGTGGAGGCCGGCGTCACCGGTTTCTGGCGCAAGTACGTGGGCCTGGACGGCGCGGTGGTCGGCATCGACACGTTCGGCGCGTCGGCACCGGCCGAGGAGCTGTACCAGTACTTCCAGATCACTACCGAGCACGTGGTCGCGGCGGCGAAGGCGCTGTAA